The nucleotide sequence AGCGCGACGGCTCCGCCGGCTTCGGCCGCGACGGCAAGCCCGACTTCTGGATCCACGCCAACCGGCCCCTGAGCGGCCCGACCCATGTCGCCGTGGCCGGCCCC is from Actinomycetota bacterium and encodes:
- a CDS encoding VOC family protein; translation: MIDHVGLGVSDLEASKAFYRRALRPLGYELLMERDGSAGFGRDGKPDFWIHANRPLSGPTHVAVAGP